In the Arachis ipaensis cultivar K30076 chromosome B10, Araip1.1, whole genome shotgun sequence genome, one interval contains:
- the LOC107620404 gene encoding uncharacterized protein LOC107620404 yields MGFGWRWREWVKECVGTASMSILINGSPTKPFKIEKGLRQGDPLFPLLFVLVFDVLHRMVGEAVKNKHISHLLVGKDNIELSHLQFADDTILFCPPEEETIRNYARLLRCFEMMSGLSINFDKSSLIPINCEQPWTHNMCNLLGCKEANLPMRYLGISLRVNPRRVSTWKTVIDKVEEKLSLWKAKVLNKVGKLVVIKFMLNSLPVYYLSLYKMPKAVAETLISLQRKFLWSK; encoded by the coding sequence ATGGGCTTCGGTTGGAGGTGGAGGGAATGGGTGAAGGAGTGTGTTGGTACCGCTTCGATGTCAATTTTGATAAATGGTTCACCAACTAAACCATTTAAGATTGAGAAGGGATTGAGACAAGGCGATCCATTGTTTCCATTATTGTTTGTTCTGGTTTTTGATGTTCTGCATAGGATGGTAGGGGAGGCAGTCAAAAACAAACATATTTCGCATTTGCTGGTTGGCAAGGATAATATAGAGTTGTCACATCTTCAGTTTGCAGATGACACTATATTGTTCTGCCCACCAGAGGAGGAGACCATCAGAAACTATGCCAGATTGCTGAGGTGCTTTGAGATGATGTCGGGGTTAAGCATAAACTTCGATAAATCCAGTCTTATCCCAATCAACTGTGAACAGCCATGGACTCACAATATGTGTAACTTATTGGGATGTAAGGAGGCGAACCTTCCAATGAGATACCTGGGCATTTCTTTAAGAGTGAACCCAAGGCGGGTCAGTACTTGGAAAACGGTAATTGATAAGGTAGAGGAGAAGCTTAGTCTGTGGAAGGCAAAAGTCCTTAACAAAGTGGGCAAGTTAGTCGTGATTAAGTTTATGTTGAATAGCTTGCCGGTGTACTATTTGAGtttgtataagatgccaaaggcaGTGGCAGAAACGTTGATTTCGTTGCAGAGAAAATTCCTATGGAGTAagtga